One genomic segment of Paenibacillus sp. FSL H8-0332 includes these proteins:
- a CDS encoding dihydroorotate dehydrogenase electron transfer subunit: MATVISNERLAEGVYHLVVEGGNSGEMGQFYMLRAWGAYPLLSRPLSIHQVNDNGVEFLYHVVGEGTEILAGLNPGDPLELEGPFGTGFPQVEGKVALVGGGIGIAPLYYCAQKLPGSDIYLGFSRESFRTEAFRPLAAELTVDVGGLILDSVDFSAYDHIFVCGPHPMLKAAQLKGIAADTAGKRPDVYLSLENRMACGIGACLVCSVSCKDGQRKACADGPVFLAEEVLFHD, encoded by the coding sequence GTGGCGACGGTGATTAGTAATGAGCGGCTGGCTGAAGGAGTATACCACCTGGTAGTTGAAGGGGGGAACAGCGGGGAGATGGGTCAGTTCTACATGCTACGGGCATGGGGAGCCTATCCGCTGCTGTCAAGACCCCTTAGCATACATCAGGTGAATGATAACGGTGTTGAATTCTTGTATCACGTAGTGGGCGAAGGTACAGAGATCCTTGCCGGACTGAATCCGGGCGATCCGCTGGAGCTGGAGGGACCGTTCGGTACCGGCTTCCCGCAGGTAGAAGGAAAGGTAGCGTTAGTGGGCGGGGGGATCGGAATTGCTCCGCTTTATTATTGTGCGCAGAAGCTTCCGGGAAGCGATATCTATCTCGGCTTCAGCCGCGAGTCTTTCCGTACCGAAGCCTTCCGTCCTCTGGCTGCTGAGCTGACCGTTGATGTAGGCGGACTGATTCTGGACAGCGTGGATTTCTCTGCGTATGACCATATCTTCGTCTGCGGCCCGCATCCGATGCTGAAGGCGGCACAGCTCAAGGGCATAGCCGCAGACACTGCGGGTAAGCGCCCCGACGTCTATCTGTCACTGGAGAACCGGATGGCCTGCGGAATCGGAGCCTGTCTGGTCTGCAGCGTCTCCTGCAAGGACGGGCAACGCAAAGCCTGCGCAGACGGTCCTGTTTTCCTGGCTGAGGAGGTATTGTTCCATGATTAA
- a CDS encoding NADH:flavin oxidoreductase/NADH oxidase: MTDLFAPYELKALTLKNRVVMPPMCQYAVEKQDGIPTDWHYVHYVSRAVGGTGFIIVEMSGVHPDGRITNRDTGIWEDGQIPVFKRLTDAVHAHGAKVAIQLGHAGRKAVDAAPPVAPSAIPFDDTYAVPKALSREEIAELIIAFREAARRAIEAGFDTVELHGAHGYLIHQFHSPLSNVRDDEYGQDPILFGEQVVKAVREVLPAEMPLIMRVSAKEYVEDGYDEAYALEFCRRYKEAGVDLFHVSSGGEGPIGSNGGPNAGPAYQVGLAEYIRSGLQVPVIAVGRLESYEEAQAVITEAKAELVAVGRGLLSDPYWALHAAEALGGIDSSDLPAPYVRGIWNKK, from the coding sequence ATGACTGATTTGTTTGCACCTTATGAATTGAAGGCTCTGACCCTGAAGAACCGGGTGGTCATGCCGCCCATGTGCCAGTATGCAGTTGAGAAGCAGGACGGGATTCCCACAGACTGGCATTATGTGCATTATGTCAGCCGGGCTGTCGGAGGGACAGGCTTCATTATTGTAGAGATGAGCGGAGTTCACCCCGATGGACGGATTACGAACCGGGACACCGGGATCTGGGAGGACGGGCAGATTCCGGTGTTCAAGCGGCTGACGGATGCCGTTCATGCCCATGGAGCTAAGGTTGCCATCCAGCTCGGACATGCCGGCCGCAAGGCCGTCGATGCCGCTCCGCCGGTTGCACCTTCGGCCATCCCGTTCGATGACACCTATGCAGTGCCTAAGGCGCTTAGCCGTGAAGAGATTGCGGAACTGATTATCGCCTTCCGGGAAGCGGCGCGGCGCGCAATTGAAGCGGGATTCGATACCGTAGAGCTGCATGGAGCCCATGGATACCTCATTCACCAGTTTCATTCCCCGCTCTCCAATGTCCGGGATGATGAATATGGCCAAGACCCCATCCTGTTCGGGGAACAGGTAGTGAAGGCAGTGCGTGAGGTGCTCCCGGCTGAGATGCCGCTAATCATGCGGGTCTCCGCCAAGGAATATGTGGAGGACGGTTATGATGAAGCTTATGCGCTGGAATTCTGCCGTCGCTACAAGGAGGCAGGCGTAGACCTGTTCCATGTATCCTCGGGCGGAGAGGGGCCGATAGGCTCGAATGGCGGCCCGAATGCAGGACCGGCTTATCAGGTGGGGCTTGCCGAATACATACGCAGTGGATTACAGGTCCCTGTTATCGCTGTAGGGCGTCTGGAGTCATATGAAGAAGCGCAGGCGGTAATTACGGAAGCGAAGGCAGAGCTTGTAGCTGTAGGCAGAGGCCTGCTAAGTGATCCGTACTGGGCACTTCATGCTGCTGAGGCGCTGGGTGGGATTGATTCGTCTGATCTGCCTGCACCTTATGTGCGCGGAATCTGGAACAAGAAATAG
- a CDS encoding polysaccharide deacetylase family protein, whose product MKLATFRRIVLLISVIVLGLPVTSPAAELVSAASAAPAGAPAPMPVPVQEILTPSLTQASIEEETAVPAGSAASQSSVRRHKKNKGLSLSQLLRKYPETLKTQGPRRKMIALTFDDVPDPRFTPQLLDVLRKYKVKATFFVVGSRAEKHPALVARMIREGHAIGNHSYNHPQFSKLSMNAFRIQIIRTENILQLLAGYKPKLIRPPYGDINEPQLKWAKAHGYKLVNWNVDSLDWRGLSKNQVKHNILSRAGRGAIILQHGGGGRGSNLQGTLQALPEIIGSLRKRGYSFVTVPQMLQVSKSK is encoded by the coding sequence ATGAAACTGGCAACATTCCGCCGCATTGTGCTGCTCATATCCGTTATTGTCCTGGGTCTGCCCGTCACTTCACCGGCTGCAGAGCTTGTGTCAGCCGCCTCCGCTGCACCAGCAGGAGCGCCTGCGCCAATGCCAGTGCCCGTACAAGAGATCCTGACACCTTCCCTGACACAAGCTTCTATTGAAGAGGAAACGGCGGTGCCTGCCGGATCAGCAGCCTCCCAGTCTTCAGTAAGGCGCCATAAAAAGAACAAAGGCCTCTCCCTCAGCCAATTGCTGCGCAAATACCCGGAGACCCTCAAGACGCAGGGTCCCCGCCGTAAAATGATCGCTCTCACCTTCGATGATGTGCCTGATCCGCGATTCACACCGCAGCTCCTGGATGTGTTGCGCAAATATAAAGTCAAAGCCACCTTCTTCGTGGTCGGCAGCCGTGCGGAGAAGCACCCTGCCCTGGTGGCGCGGATGATCCGCGAAGGCCATGCCATCGGCAACCACTCCTATAATCACCCCCAGTTCAGCAAGCTGAGTATGAATGCCTTCCGCATCCAGATTATCCGGACGGAGAATATTCTGCAGCTGCTTGCCGGCTACAAGCCGAAGCTGATTCGTCCGCCGTATGGCGACATCAACGAGCCGCAGCTGAAGTGGGCGAAAGCGCATGGCTATAAGCTGGTGAACTGGAACGTCGACTCGCTCGACTGGAGAGGACTGTCCAAAAATCAAGTCAAGCATAACATCCTCTCCCGGGCCGGCAGAGGGGCCATCATCCTTCAGCACGGGGGCGGCGGCAGGGGCAGTAACCTGCAGGGTACGCTGCAGGCGCTTCCCGAGATCATCGGGAGTCTGCGTAAGCGCGGGTACAGCTTCGTGACGGTTCCCCAGATGCTCCAGGTCAGCAAGAGCAAATAA
- a CDS encoding 3D domain-containing protein yields the protein MKFKIRAITALAAVLGLGTLLHAAPAQADSVHIAGEATTYYTLSNHYGISVEELMNANPQISALNIYPGLKFTVPGNVQAKTVAVANTTAAAVEAVEAAEAPALNVQQATNTVQAWGKEFNYAKVLQVKASAYSSAASENGKWGAVDYFGNTLKLGTIAVDPSVIPLGTKVLVTGYTHPGLPKEAFVATATDKGSAIKGNRIDIFIPGSQSFVADFGYQYVHLYIIE from the coding sequence ATGAAATTCAAGATCAGAGCCATCACCGCCCTGGCGGCTGTACTGGGACTCGGCACCTTGCTTCACGCAGCTCCCGCTCAAGCCGACAGCGTACATATTGCTGGAGAGGCTACTACCTATTATACGCTATCCAATCATTATGGCATAAGCGTTGAAGAGCTTATGAATGCAAATCCGCAGATTTCTGCGCTTAATATCTATCCCGGGCTGAAGTTCACCGTTCCTGGCAATGTTCAAGCCAAGACTGTCGCAGTAGCCAATACTACGGCAGCAGCGGTTGAAGCTGTAGAGGCTGCAGAAGCTCCAGCTCTAAATGTACAGCAGGCAACCAACACCGTTCAAGCCTGGGGCAAAGAATTCAATTATGCCAAAGTGCTGCAGGTCAAGGCTTCCGCGTATTCCTCCGCAGCCAGCGAGAATGGCAAGTGGGGCGCGGTCGATTATTTCGGCAATACGCTTAAGCTGGGGACGATCGCCGTTGATCCTAGCGTGATTCCGCTGGGCACGAAGGTACTCGTAACCGGCTATACCCATCCGGGCCTGCCGAAGGAAGCCTTCGTGGCTACCGCAACTGATAAGGGGAGTGCAATCAAGGGTAACCGGATAGATATCTTCATTCCGGGCAGCCAGAGCTTTGTGGCCGATTTTGGTTATCAGTATGTACATCTATATATTATTGAATAA